Genomic DNA from Bacteroides zhangwenhongii:
CTATTATTTCAAAAATCCCTGCCGACGAAGCACCTTTAATAGATTTTCAGACATAAACTCATTATCTTTCTTTGTATAACGAACATCTGTAAAGACCTGGGCTAGAGTTTCTTTCTTATTCTCCTCTATAAATTGTTTGCTTTCAGGCAATGATTCTTTATAAGCATAGAGTTTATCTATTTTTTCCGGTGTATAATCATGATACATTTCCTCGTGTACAGCAGCTTCCAAAGGCAAGCGATCAACCTGTGCAGGAATTCCATCCGGGTAACCGACTGTAATTGTCGTCAAAGGAAACACCAATTCAGGCAACCGGAGTGTATCGATAATCATTTGAGGATTATAAGTAGTGGTCCCCAAATAGCAAATTCCGAGTCCTACCTCCTCTGCCAACGTACAAAAAGTCTGTGCGACAAGCAGAGTATCCATAGACGCATTCATAAAAGACATTAAATTGTCATAGCCAGGTACAGCTTTTCTTTGCTCACACCATTTTGAAAAGCGACGAAAATCAGCACAAAAAGTAAGTACAACAGGGGCACTCTTCACCATAGACTGATTAAAATGAGCCGGCGAAAGCTTCTCTTTCATTTCAGCGTCACGAGTCACAACCACACTATAAAGCTGCATACCTCCCATCGTAGAAGCTCGGAATGAAGCTTCAAGCAAATCATTTAACAAATTAGGAGTAATATCCTTCGATAGATATTTCCTGATAGTCCTTCTGTTCTTTACGGTTTCAAACATTTCTTTTTTATTGCAAAGATATAAAAAGAAAAATCTATTTTGCTATATCTACAGAACAGAATAGTTTTCTTTTTGGAAAACTTTAACCTTTAATAAAAAAGCAAATTCCCCTGTTTATCAAATACTTATCATTAGCAAATAGAAAACTTACAGCCTGTTAATAAATTATTTCATTTTTATTTTGATAGATGAAAAAACATTCTTAGATTTGCATCCACATTTGTTAACGATAAGTAAACTTCTACACATTACTTATTAAAAATCAGATTTAACGCATATTGCATCGTGGAAAAACAAATTTATTCTTATGACGAAGCCTACGAAGAATCTTTACGATATTTTCAAGGTGACGAACTTGCTGCAAGAGTTTGGGTAAACAAATATGCAGTAAAAGATTCTTTCGGAAACATTTATGAGAAGTCTCCGGAAGATATGCATTGGAGAATTGCTAATGAAGTGGCACGCATCGAATCGAAGTATCCGAATGCTCTAACAGCAAAAGAACTGTACGATCTATTGGATCACTTCAAATACATTGTTCCGCAAGGTAGCCCGATGACAGGAATCGGTAACGACTATCAAGTTGCTTCCCTATCCAATTGTTTTGTTATCGGCGTAGATGGTGCTGCCGACTCTTATGGTGCTATCATTAAAATTGACGAAGAGCAAGTACAACTGATGAAAAGACGTGGAGGAGTGGGCCATGACCTATCCCATATCCGTCCGAAAGGTTCTCCCGTTAAAAATTCAGCATTAACTTCAACAGGTCTTGTGCCATTCATGGAACGTTATTCCAATTCGACCCGTGAAGTAGCTCAAGACGGACGTCGCGGAGCACTCATGCTAAGTGTATCTATCAAACATCCGGACTCAGAAGCTTTCATCGATGCAAAAATGACAGAAGGAAAAGTAACCGGAGCAAATGTTTCCGTGAAATTAGACGATGCTTTCATGCAGGCTGCTGTTGACGGAAAACCATACTTACAACAATATCCTATTGATTCTTCCGACCCTACATTTACAAAAGAAATAGATGCTTCCACTCTATGGAAGAAGATCGTTCACAATGCATGGAAATCAGCAGAACCGGGTGTTCTGTTCTGGGATACAATAATTCGCGAATCTGTACCGGATTGTTACGCAGATTTAGGTTACCGGACCGTTTCCACGAATCCATGTGGCGAGATACCTCTATGTCCTTACGACTCATGCCGTCTCTTGGCAATCAATTTGTATTCATATGTAGTGAATCCGTTCAAACCGAATGCTTATTTCGATTTTGATCTGTTTAAGAAACATGT
This window encodes:
- a CDS encoding NADPH-dependent oxidoreductase, encoding MFETVKNRRTIRKYLSKDITPNLLNDLLEASFRASTMGGMQLYSVVVTRDAEMKEKLSPAHFNQSMVKSAPVVLTFCADFRRFSKWCEQRKAVPGYDNLMSFMNASMDTLLVAQTFCTLAEEVGLGICYLGTTTYNPQMIIDTLRLPELVFPLTTITVGYPDGIPAQVDRLPLEAAVHEEMYHDYTPEKIDKLYAYKESLPESKQFIEENKKETLAQVFTDVRYTKKDNEFMSENLLKVLRRQGFLK